The sequence TCCAGGCTACTGTAAGCAGAATGGAATTTCTACAGATGTGTGCTGTATGGAAAAGACTGTGCCCATTGGACTCAGGTTAGTTGTGGGCTGCTTTCGACTGGGGTTCCATTATATCccagaaacaaaggagctgaaatcCCTTATGAGAAACACAGAGCTTTGAAGGGTTCTGAGAGTGGGATTAATAGCAAGTATACTGAATGGTATGCCAATTATACCTGGCATTTCGTATGTGAATTTATTGTTTATAATGGACTGCAATTTGCATATTTCCCTTATGTGATTCTGGGTCTGAGTAAAAGTGGTTAACCGAGGTAGTATTTACTTTCCCTAACTCTTTTATATGGTTCTTCATTAGTTTTAATTTGAGGAATCTTATGGCTTTATTCCTTCAATTAACTAAGTGGAATTTTGGATATCTATTTTTATAAAACAATGCTGATTTCAGACAACAATCAGAACAGCATTTCTTTGGTTTCTTCACAAATTATTTCTATATTTTCCTTGCCATCTCAGTGCCTGTTTTCCTGTAACTAGGAGATGATTGCAATTTTGTTTAGCCACACTGTTATCCATATGATCAATACATCTTCCACTTGGTGTGGGCACATCATGCTATGAACAGACACAAGCCTAAAGTGACCAACTGCAGGACAAACACTCCAGTGGCAAGCAAAACTACAGGAGTACAACGTCGGAGCACATTGTCACTAAGGCTGAGATTGTATAGAAATTCAGCAACAGCTACTTCAATTATTCAATGTTATGTATGCATGTTGAAATTACTGGAAGCTACCTTGCTTAAATAGACATCATTCAGGTGTAGTTCTCACAATGAATGCCAACAGATTATTCAGCCAGAAGCACAGACAATTCTCACCAAcaacagtctaaaaatgtgcatttTTTAGACATACTTTTGTGATGTTGTTCTCGGGAGTTGATACCATATATATGATGATAGGAAATTAAATATTTGCTGGTGAgttaaatcaaaatcaaaaaataTCTTAAGTAATAACACATTTAGTGCCATCTCATAACTATCTGATGAGGGAATATTTTTACAAAGATTTCAATTCCTGAAGATGTTTCAGCTGATTGTGGGGAGTGGTGGTGGGGTTACAAAAGAAAGTGAGAAAAAGCATCTAAGAATACTGCTTTTCAGGTGGAGAAACTTGGTATTAACAGATTGGGAAGAACCTACGCTGGACTCTTATCATGGGTGCTGAACAGTCTGGTTGAAGCAGAGTTAGATCTCTTTCCTCTTGCAAACTGATATCCCAATGCCACAGTTAGAAAGTCAATTGCAATTTTATGGAAccacgatgtggaggtgccagtgttggactggggtggacaaagttaaaaaccacacaacatcaagttatagtttaacagttttatttggaagtactagctttcggagcactgctgcttcatcagctacctaatgaaggagcagtgctctgaaagctagtacttccaaacaaacctgttggtctataacctggtgttgtgtgatttttaattttatggAAAGCCCATGCGGAGGATAGAATGAAAACTCTCTGCTAACAGATACTGGCACTCAGGGCTTAAAGATATTGATTTTACTTGTGGTGAATTACAGGAATACTGCTTCTGGCTCCACAGATATATCCTGCAGCACTGCTGGCCTAGCCTTATCCTATCCTGGTGGTGACTCCCTTTCCCCTATGAGCACCTACCCAACAGTCTGCCCATGTCCTGGTTGGGCAAAATTCCCAAGACTAAAGATTGGTGAACTTTGATGTCTGTTGTGAATCTGTTGAATACAAGTAAGGATTGGTGTCAAAACCATAGCGTCCTTGAAGCTGGACGACCTGTAACTCTGTTGCTTGTCCAACCACTGATCAACATTCACTTGATAGCTTCAGTTCCCAAATGCAGTTTCCTGGTGGCCCTTTGCCAAGGATACATTGGAAATATAAAAATTGAATTAGTCTATTGAGAAGCTCACTCTGGCCTCATGTGAGAAAACTGACCATTTCACCGCAGTACTTAAGGAGTTCAAGTTGAAGTAGGTTGTTCgggaggattctgagggacaggatttacatgtatatagaaaggcaaggactgattagggatagtcaacatggctttatgcgtgggaaatcatgtttcactaacCTAGAGTCATAGTTCATAGagctctacagcatggaaacagacccttcagtacaacttGTCTACGCCAACTAAATATCCTAaacaaatgggagtagatttatttaggatatctagttggcatggaagagttggaccgaagggcttgtttccgtgctgtacaactctgactctatgactatgactctattaaaaaggaagaaagaaatcTGATTTCCCAAtctaaaacattgattttccctGACAATGGGGCCCTATCCATCCCCTGTAGCATTGACATGTGAACGATTCCTTCATGCTTTGCACATCTTCAAAATGCAATTCTCCACGGGCTGTTAATGCAGGACCAGTGGAACTGAGAACATAGAGAACTTCAAAGCTTCTGGGATCAAGCTGCAGATAAGTTCTAGATTCCGGGTCCTTCCGCACACAACGTCCATGGCCATTACATATAACCCTGCTGCACAACAAGGCAGCTGTAGTAGTGTTTAGAACGTATCTTCCGAGTTCCTGGTCAATGTAATTCTTCAGTGCTTCACAGCGCTCCTAATAGAAGTACAAACATTTGCTAAGAGAGTTTAAAATTCAAATCAGAATATTTTCAATACTCTGGAAACTTTAGTAATTCTAACAAGAGATCTAAGCATCCCATTGAGTTCTATTATTGAGTAACAGATTTAGGTTCTCACACTACAATGAGCAGCTTCCAGTGGACTACCTGAGGAAGGTATCAGAAGATGGAGATGGTTCAAAGTCATTGTGAATAAGTTACTGATTGGGCTATCATTGAATATTGTCTCTGGTTCTTTCACAGCGACTTCTCACATATCCTCTATAGAATGCGTTTACATGTCTGGGAATAAATACTAACCATtgtacgtgcaaactccatatcgCCCCATAAAACTATTCCAGTAGCTCCCATGGCTGCACTTTCTCCAATAGTATGTACTAAGTCAATCTGGAAAACAGATGGAAAGTGATGCGAGTTACATACTGGGAACAGCAGAACTCTGGATCGAGCTGAGTTTCAATTCATCAGGAGATCAAAATACTTCTTATATCACTTTATAGAGAAACATACAATAGCACACATGAACTGCCAAAATGGAGAAGCCCCTTTGTGCTCACAAAAGCCGATGGGCAATGCTCAAAAGCACCTAAGgttggttctcttttctctttgttccttTATTTCTTGTATACTAAATTAGTCTAAAAGTCTCTATACGTGGATGTCCATGTTCTAATGCTCCACATGATTAGTATCTCAATGCCATCTCACTGAAGCCTGCTCtttctgagttttttttttcctttaccaTGGTTTTGTTTCACCCTTTGTCATGTGTGATTATTTATCAGAAAGTGATCAGTGATATCATTCCTGAATATTGCTTTAATATTTGGATTGGTTGAGTAAGTGGCCAGAAATATGGCAGATACAACGTAATGCAGTTAAGCTTAAAGTTATTCACTATAGTAGAAAAAACAACGGCAGAATATTTCTTAAGCAGTAAGAAGTTGGGAAGTGCAGATGTCCAAAGGGCCCTGGGTGTCCTTGTTCCAAAGTCACTAAAAATATGTACATGCAGGTGTATCaagaaattaggaaggcaaatggtgatTGGATTTTATTGCAATAGCAAGTGAGTCCAGGCATAAAGATTGCTTGCAGTTGCATAGATCCTTGGAAAGACCTCCTGGAGTATTCAGTTAGATTTCAGTTCCATTTACTGAGGATGGATATATTTGCCAGGTCGAAGGATAACGGAGATTCACGGGattaattcctgggatggtgggagtgTTTTATGGGGACAGATTGTTGATATTGATCTGTATTCTTTAATGTTTCAaagactgaggagtgaccacaCTACCACTGACAAAATTCTTGCAACTCATGACAGGGTGAATGTTGGTAAGATATCTGTCCTGTCTACAGAGTCTAAAACAGTGGTTATAATTTCAGGAAAGGGAGGAGGCAATTTAGGACTGAGGTGTGGAAGAACCTCTTCAAACAGATGTTAAATCTTTTGAATTCTCTATCCTTAAGGGCTGTATATCTCATTCTCTGAGTAAGTTCAAGATAGATGCTAAATTTCTGCAGACTAATGACATCAAGGAAGATCTCCAACAACAGAGGATCTAACCATCACACTTGACATTtgatgacattaccatcactgaattccccccagTATCAATATCTTAAGTGTCACTATTGACCAGAGACTGACTACTGGATTGGACTGCACTGGTCATATAAATACTAAAATAAAGATAAAAAACCGCAGATGTTAAAAGTATGAAAtgcagtgctggagaaacacagcaggtctggcagcagctgttgAGATAAAACATAGCCGAAGAGTGAGGTGGACACGAAACATTAACTCCAATTTTCCTTCTAGTCTAGAAATCTACAGATTTCCAAATTCTTGaaatgccatggtgggatttgaagacATGCTCCAGAACATTGGCCTGGAGTTTCGATTACTAGGTCTAATGACATTATTACAATGCCACCAGCTCCCTTGTTAGATGACACATCTCTGCTTGGTTCTTCACTTCACCCAGCCAAAGCATGAAGAAAGCCCAAATAGAAAGATGGCTTAAACTGAGACTGAAATTCAAGTCTCACAACCCATGATAGCAGCGTCATAAATTATATTATTGAAGGCAATTTCAGCCATTTGACTTACTTTGGAACAATGTCTTGCTTACCTCAGTCAGGAAGTCAAGTGTTTTTATGTATGAGTATTTGGAGTAAACCAAAACAGGCAGAGCATCATTAGCTGAATCAAGGGCAGCAACACGGAGAGCCTCCTTAATCTTGTAGTGAACAAACTTTTGAGCTTTATTTGAGGATTTTAGCTTCTCAGGGATGTAGATACTTGGATATAGACATCGTGATGCCTTCCAGAGCCATGCTAACTCGTTATTTCTAGAGATATCTTCCTTTTTGCAATGGCCTGTGTAATTATTGGCTTCATTTTCTTTAAAGTAATTATAGCAGTCTGGAAATTTGTAATAGCCCCAGTAACCCTTTGGTCTTAGAGTCTGTCCTAGTTTTAGTGTTTGTTTCATAAAGTCTTGCGCAGCATTTTCAAATTCCTTCTTGGCAATCTGGAGAATCTTACTTTCAGGTAAATGGGGGTATTCACTTCTTACTAGTTCTTCAGATTTTTCCTTGTAGATATGCAGATGGCCCCAGTTACGTTCCCAAACTGGTCGCCACTCTTCCCAATCTATCACTGCAAGCCCATGGAAGTCTTTGTCCAGTACCGTGGAAATGTTATCTGAAGCTACTGTGAGGTGGTCGGACAGACTGGCCTTCTGCACAAGACCACCATTTACTGGGATCCTCTCGCTGGTGTAGTATGGGTAAAGTCCTAATTTGTTCTTGTAAAATATGGTGATATTCTTTCCAACAAATGTCTCATTTTCATTTTCAACAATATCAAAGACACTCAGATCCAAATCAACATCAAATTTTGTTTTACACCCTGCAGTAGGTGTGTTCCAAACCACAATAAATGGCTTATTGTGGAGCATTGGTGAGGCTGATGCTGGCTTAAATTCATTCCCCCAGATGAAGGCTGGATGGGTAGACAGATAAAATAGGGTATATATGAGTAGTGTGAGACCTGTTAACATTATTATGGCTCTTTCCTCAGCAGCTGGTGAACCTCTCCCAATCAGACCATTCTGTAAGAGAAAAACCAACAATGTTCATTTGGAAATCAAAGAAATTCCACAGCTGATTTGATTTCATAATCAAATGCTTGAGATCCACCAGATAATAGCTAGGCACACAGTGTAGAAGTACTGAAGTTTGATCCCTATCCTGTGCAGAGTTAATTGGCTTCAGCCATGGCAACACTTGGGCTGCCACATTTGATCTAGCCTATGGTTCAAACTCCCCAAAAGTATTCAGTGACCCTGTACGTTAACAGGACAAGAACCTCTCCAGGTAACAACCTACTGATCAATATCTCATTCTTGAATAAAGAATGGCTACTTCAATTAAGTTCCAAGAAGTGTGTCTACACCAATGAATCTATGTCCAGTAAGATTAATGGGTAGATCTTGATTCTGTGCGATTGTATGAAGCTGTTACAGAAGATGTTCAGATTGTTATTTCCACGTTAGTTTGGAGAGATGATAAAGTGGGCTGCCAACTCACTCCAGTACAGTTTTATACCATGCTGTGAAATTAAGATTTACCCCAAACACAAATATAATTTTTAAATCATATCACACTGCAGTGTCAGTTATTTATCTCAGATCACTTATGCAACACCACAAAAGGTGGATGCATATTAGGCAGATCCTGTatcagggctcatgcccgaaacgtcgattctcctgctccttagatgctgcctgacctgctgcgcttttccagcaacacattttcagattctGTATCAGGGCAAGATCTCTTGACAAAAGAATTTTCTGATCCTACTacttagcttaacatctgttattGGGAAATTATTAGAGTCTATTTTAAAGGATGTAATACAAGAGCATTTATGACTACATAGTGTTATAAAACAGAGTCACCACTCTTCTCCCAAACTGTTTCTAACCTAAGGAACCTTCTAAAAATTGTGAAGACCAAATTATTTTCTTTAAGGCTCTTTGAAAGATCAAAAGATTCCCTTTCAAAATATCTCTTTGCATTTTAGATATAAAACATAATAGAGATTTATGAATATTCTTGTCTATTGCTTCTAAAGGAGTACATTCCAAATGTTTTTATAGTGCAGATTTTATACATAAAAGTAATAGAAAATTAAATAAAATGAGCTGGATTTTATAAGCATGGGAACAGGTTATTTAGCCCAACCACACCATAGCAGGATTCATACTCCactgaaccatgtttctgtatCTAACCCGTCAGAATAATCCTCTATTTTATTCTACTTCACATGCTTATTTGATCTTCCCTGAAATGCACATACGTTTGCTTTAACCACTTCCTCAGTAGCAACACTACTTTTTCGCAAGTGTGCGTTGAGCAGTTTGTTCCTCATATAATTTCGCTGATGACAATCTCACACTGATGGCCTCTAGTTTTCTTTCCACAAGTAGAAACACTCTCTCGGTGTCTACTTTATGACGACGTTCCATCATTTAAAGATCTCTATTTGGTTATTCTCTAGCCTGTTCTTTTGAAAGCGTTAGAGACCTAGTCTGTTCATCTTTTTCCTGAAGTTAGTTGGTGCGGTCCTTTTTGGTTTTTTCTTTGTACCCTCTTTCAACAtgtcttagagtcacagagtcacagagattaaaagcacggaaacagacgcttcagtccaacttgtccatgccaacgagGTATCCTAAATAAACCTATTCCCATTTGTTTAGggcatctggttggcatggatgagttgaccaaagtgtctggttccatgctgcacatctctatgactcttagagACATTGAGAGAGGGTACAAAGAAAAAAACCCAAAAAGGATTGTACCAGAGCTTCAGGAAAAAGACGAACAGACTGGGttaatcatttttaaaatatggTGACCCAAATGGTACATACCAGTACTCAAAATACACAGCGACAGTGGGTGGATTGGTTTCCGAGAATCCCAAAATGGCCCAGGAGGATTCATTCACATGAACAATCAGAGAAAACCAGCAgcatggtagttcagtggttagcactgctgcctcagaaaaccaggttcaattcccgcctcgggtgactgtctgtgtggagtttacacattctccctgtttctgtacgggtttcctccgggtgctctggttttcacaatccaaagatgcgcaggtcaagTGAATCggtgatgctaaattgcccatagtgttaggtgcaatagtcagggtaaatgtagaggggtgggttacacttcagaaggttggtgtggacttgctgggccaaatggcctgattccacactgtaaggaatctaatctaatcagaagtTGTCCTAATATCTTGGGCAGTTGGATTTATGAAGGGCTGTTCATCTAATCAAAGCTTGTTTTTGTCTCTCATGTTTGCTGCTGATAAGCTCACAGTAAA comes from Chiloscyllium punctatum isolate Juve2018m chromosome 12, sChiPun1.3, whole genome shotgun sequence and encodes:
- the LOC140483637 gene encoding hyaluronidase-1-like isoform X1, whose product is MSKSWASPPTATDGRYAQPGEEKIENGLIGRGSPAAEERAIIMLTGLTLLIYTLFYLSTHPAFIWGNEFKPASASPMLHNKPFIVVWNTPTAGCKTKFDVDLDLSVFDIVENENETFVGKNITIFYKNKLGLYPYYTSERIPVNGGLVQKASLSDHLTVASDNISTVLDKDFHGLAVIDWEEWRPVWERNWGHLHIYKEKSEELVRSEYPHLPESKILQIAKKEFENAAQDFMKQTLKLGQTLRPKGYWGYYKFPDCYNYFKENEANNYTGHCKKEDISRNNELAWLWKASRCLYPSIYIPEKLKSSNKAQKFVHYKIKEALRVAALDSANDALPVLVYSKYSYIKTLDFLTEIDLVHTIGESAAMGATGIVLWGDMEFARTMERCEALKNYIDQELGRYVLNTTTAALLCSRVICNGHGRCVRKDPESRTYLQLDPRSFEVLYVLSSTGPALTARGELHFEDVQSMKESFTCQCYRGWIGPHCQGKSMF
- the LOC140483637 gene encoding hyaluronidase-1-like isoform X2: MLTGLTLLIYTLFYLSTHPAFIWGNEFKPASASPMLHNKPFIVVWNTPTAGCKTKFDVDLDLSVFDIVENENETFVGKNITIFYKNKLGLYPYYTSERIPVNGGLVQKASLSDHLTVASDNISTVLDKDFHGLAVIDWEEWRPVWERNWGHLHIYKEKSEELVRSEYPHLPESKILQIAKKEFENAAQDFMKQTLKLGQTLRPKGYWGYYKFPDCYNYFKENEANNYTGHCKKEDISRNNELAWLWKASRCLYPSIYIPEKLKSSNKAQKFVHYKIKEALRVAALDSANDALPVLVYSKYSYIKTLDFLTEIDLVHTIGESAAMGATGIVLWGDMEFARTMERCEALKNYIDQELGRYVLNTTTAALLCSRVICNGHGRCVRKDPESRTYLQLDPRSFEVLYVLSSTGPALTARGELHFEDVQSMKESFTCQCYRGWIGPHCQGKSMF